One genomic window of Myxococcus xanthus includes the following:
- a CDS encoding pseudouridine synthase has translation MARKQRTPRWLEAARRRGPEDVQPSGRSDWLARALGKAGVMPRAQAEAAIREGRVTLDGRVEHEPFAPVRPEMEVRVDGLVRNLEAPVLTLMFHKPAGLVVHGSDAEGVGTVFECLRERLTQPLRDYEWLAVGRLDRDTTGLLLFTNDERLVQHGTSPERHLPKRYVAGVVGPPPEDALRRLREGLVLEDGPTRPAGARLRAPDVVELTLTEGRNHQVKRMLAAVGHPVRTLHREAVGGVTLDVPEGAWRLLTDEEVSQGLSFSVS, from the coding sequence ATGGCGCGGAAGCAGCGGACCCCGAGGTGGCTGGAAGCGGCACGCCGGAGGGGGCCGGAGGACGTGCAACCCTCCGGAAGGTCGGACTGGTTGGCGAGGGCCCTGGGGAAGGCCGGAGTGATGCCTCGCGCCCAGGCGGAAGCGGCCATCCGTGAGGGACGGGTGACGCTCGATGGGCGGGTGGAGCACGAGCCCTTCGCGCCGGTGCGTCCGGAGATGGAAGTGCGGGTGGACGGGCTGGTGCGGAACCTGGAGGCGCCCGTGTTGACGCTGATGTTCCACAAGCCAGCGGGGCTGGTGGTGCACGGCTCGGACGCGGAGGGCGTGGGCACCGTGTTCGAGTGTCTGCGTGAGCGGCTCACCCAACCGCTGCGCGACTATGAGTGGCTCGCGGTGGGCCGTCTGGACCGGGACACCACGGGGTTGCTGCTCTTCACCAACGACGAACGTCTGGTCCAACACGGGACGTCGCCCGAGCGGCACCTGCCCAAGCGCTACGTGGCGGGCGTGGTGGGGCCGCCACCGGAGGATGCGCTCCGCCGGCTGCGTGAGGGCCTGGTGCTGGAGGACGGCCCGACGCGGCCCGCGGGTGCCCGGCTGCGCGCGCCGGACGTGGTGGAGCTCACCCTGACGGAAGGGCGCAACCACCAGGTGAAGCGGATGCTGGCGGCGGTGGGACATCCGGTGCGGACCCTGCACCGCGAGGCCGTGGGCGGCGTGACGCTGGACGTGCCCGAGGGCGCGTGGCGGTTGCTGACGGACGAGGAAGTGTCCCAGGGGTTGTCCTTCTCCGTCTCCTGA
- a CDS encoding aminotransferase class IV, with product MFSTVAVDGEVRRWEELHLRDFAQGFFFGAGFFTTFRIEAGEPWFLARHLARLRASLAAFPGAVRTPPSEHLAKAAVREAIERCLRADAAMGPAFRGVGKLSASDGRVLLTFREHAPDLERMHREGRALDSQEPGAYRRGEPTLNHKGLAYFRQFSVMERLPLLGNEAGEVCELPTANVFFQCGGVLVTPPLSAPCLPGIIREVLLEAGHVGTLPIVERPVSFAQLAQVSACVFTNSAQVATGVPSLLGRPLPTSLALAQGIRSLVEAVAARER from the coding sequence ATGTTCTCCACGGTCGCGGTGGACGGTGAGGTACGGCGCTGGGAAGAACTGCACCTGCGGGACTTCGCGCAGGGCTTCTTCTTCGGCGCGGGCTTCTTCACCACCTTCCGCATCGAGGCCGGCGAGCCCTGGTTCCTCGCCCGGCACCTGGCGCGGCTGCGCGCGAGCCTGGCCGCCTTCCCCGGCGCCGTCCGCACGCCACCGTCGGAGCACCTCGCGAAAGCCGCGGTGCGCGAAGCGATTGAGCGCTGCCTGCGAGCCGACGCCGCGATGGGCCCCGCGTTTCGAGGTGTGGGCAAGTTGTCGGCAAGTGATGGCCGGGTGCTGCTCACCTTCCGCGAGCACGCCCCAGACCTGGAGCGGATGCACCGCGAGGGACGGGCCCTGGACAGTCAGGAGCCGGGGGCATACCGCCGCGGCGAGCCCACGCTGAATCACAAGGGCCTCGCCTACTTCCGGCAGTTCAGTGTGATGGAGCGCCTGCCCCTGCTCGGCAATGAGGCCGGCGAGGTCTGCGAGCTGCCCACGGCCAACGTCTTCTTCCAGTGCGGTGGGGTACTCGTCACGCCGCCTCTGTCCGCGCCGTGTCTCCCCGGCATCATCCGCGAAGTGCTTCTGGAGGCCGGACATGTGGGGACGCTGCCCATCGTGGAGCGGCCTGTCTCGTTCGCCCAGCTCGCGCAGGTGAGCGCCTGCGTCTTCACCAACTCCGCCCAGGTGGCCACCGGTGTACCGAGCCTCCTCGGCCGGCCGCTCCCCACCAGCCTGGCGCTGGCACAGGGCATCCGGAGCCTCGTCGAGGCCGTCGCGGCGCGCGAGCGCTGA
- a CDS encoding anthranilate synthase component I family protein, which produces MSRPPSPTRFPDRTSFETFVAQGYNQVPVVRRLPLGALRPVDLLRALPAESRFLLESTRVSAEGRYSFLGAKPFLRFTAKEGQCFIDGALQQGTPQEVLRSLLRRWRGVRHPGMPLFCGGAVGFFGYEAAHCFESLPRHPRDDLHLPEIDLSFIDTFLTVDHHEGQLLLVATGSDWEDCERRLDALEVHVRTATPTAPRVPPAMDGPTSAYRSNFTLDAYLDAVERVREYIRAGDTYQVNLSQRLEVDFPGEPLALYETLSAINPVHFASYLEGDGFHVVSASPERLVRVENGRATTRPIAGTRRRGTPEEEARFVHELRTNEKERAEHAMLVDLERNDLGRVCTYGSVEVTKLMDIVEYAHVLHIESEVVGQLAPGVEPLDVVGALFPGGTITGVPKIRTMQIITELEPHARGLYTGSLGYLSFTGDLDLNIVIRTLVVKDGQAYAQVGGGIVHDSQPRQEYKETLNKARSQLLALASVGRPG; this is translated from the coding sequence ATGAGCCGCCCGCCCTCCCCCACGCGCTTCCCGGACCGGACGTCCTTCGAGACGTTCGTGGCCCAGGGCTACAACCAGGTGCCCGTGGTGCGGCGGCTCCCGCTCGGGGCGCTGCGTCCCGTGGACCTCCTGCGAGCCCTCCCAGCGGAAAGCCGGTTCCTGCTGGAGAGCACCCGGGTCAGCGCCGAGGGGCGCTATTCGTTCCTCGGCGCGAAGCCCTTCCTGCGTTTCACCGCGAAAGAGGGACAGTGCTTCATTGATGGCGCGCTCCAGCAGGGTACGCCGCAGGAGGTGCTGCGCTCGCTGCTGCGCCGGTGGCGTGGCGTGCGTCATCCCGGAATGCCGCTCTTCTGCGGCGGCGCGGTGGGCTTCTTCGGCTACGAGGCCGCGCACTGTTTCGAGTCCCTGCCCCGGCACCCACGGGACGACCTGCACCTGCCCGAAATCGACCTGTCATTCATCGACACCTTCCTGACGGTGGACCACCACGAGGGCCAATTGCTCCTGGTGGCCACGGGCTCGGACTGGGAGGACTGTGAGCGCAGGTTGGACGCGTTGGAGGTCCACGTCCGCACCGCGACGCCCACGGCGCCACGCGTGCCACCCGCGATGGATGGGCCCACCTCGGCGTATCGCTCCAACTTCACCCTCGATGCTTACCTGGACGCAGTCGAGCGCGTGCGCGAGTACATCCGCGCCGGTGACACGTATCAGGTCAATCTCTCGCAGCGGCTGGAGGTGGACTTTCCCGGTGAGCCGCTCGCGCTCTACGAGACGCTGTCCGCCATCAACCCCGTCCACTTCGCCAGCTATCTCGAAGGTGACGGCTTCCACGTCGTCAGCGCCTCACCGGAGCGGCTGGTGCGTGTGGAGAACGGCCGAGCCACCACGCGGCCCATCGCCGGAACGCGCCGACGGGGCACGCCCGAAGAGGAAGCGCGCTTCGTCCACGAGCTGCGCACCAACGAGAAGGAGCGCGCCGAGCACGCCATGCTGGTGGACCTGGAGCGCAACGACCTGGGCCGGGTGTGCACCTATGGCTCGGTCGAGGTGACGAAGCTGATGGACATCGTCGAGTACGCCCACGTCCTCCACATTGAATCGGAGGTCGTCGGCCAGCTCGCGCCGGGCGTGGAGCCGCTGGACGTGGTGGGCGCGCTCTTCCCAGGCGGGACGATTACGGGCGTGCCGAAGATACGCACGATGCAAATCATCACCGAGCTGGAGCCACATGCGCGCGGGCTCTATACGGGCTCGCTGGGGTACCTGTCCTTCACGGGTGATTTGGATTTGAACATCGTCATCCGCACGCTGGTGGTGAAGGACGGCCAGGCCTACGCGCAGGTGGGAGGCGGCATCGTCCACGACTCGCAGCCCCGACAGGAATACAAGGAGACGCTCAACAAGGCGCGCTCGCAGCTCCTGGCCCTGGCATCGGTGGGGAGGCCGGGATGA
- a CDS encoding endonuclease domain-containing protein has protein sequence MHPPLDAALLGSLDRHARRRAQGIATLSTLVGPPERALTVWTEWIQRRGLSVVVVDGDDVRAVVSAWAAALARERDLMGDAEVFVVRSQPQNQARTLQFQGKTAHQRRVLLEGLTPPQGQSATWELCRALLESPAPPPSGVLPDAVSQAIARAPLPALQTLMALVPAGSTPALRVRAGPSDFRALRTAAALCTAAPALTTGCVLTAEGLAEHLRREESHILAMLREGRLDLAEPELDEDTREFPEAAVASTRARLRQEGSSEQVVALYDSAVRTIASAYRDANGRARSEAEKFLHARLQDHASTRGLFVLNGHVDPVGGGRRLEVDLLCTELKLAVEIDGYFHFRSPDGFRRDRRKDVALQCSGYWVVRFLADDVVTRLEEILETLDTLIATRRGELSGKEASNGKR, from the coding sequence TTGCACCCACCATTGGATGCAGCGCTTCTCGGCTCACTGGACCGGCATGCCCGGAGACGCGCGCAAGGCATTGCAACGCTGAGCACGCTCGTCGGGCCGCCGGAGCGGGCGCTGACCGTCTGGACGGAGTGGATTCAGCGCCGGGGCTTGAGTGTCGTTGTCGTGGACGGGGATGACGTGCGCGCTGTCGTCTCCGCGTGGGCGGCGGCGCTCGCCAGGGAACGGGACCTGATGGGTGACGCGGAGGTGTTCGTCGTTCGCTCCCAGCCCCAGAACCAGGCACGGACGCTCCAGTTCCAAGGCAAGACGGCGCACCAGCGGCGCGTGTTGCTGGAAGGCCTGACGCCCCCGCAGGGACAGTCCGCCACCTGGGAGCTGTGCCGAGCCCTGCTGGAGAGCCCGGCCCCGCCGCCGTCCGGTGTGCTTCCAGACGCGGTGAGCCAGGCCATTGCGCGCGCGCCGCTGCCGGCCCTCCAAACGCTGATGGCATTGGTCCCCGCCGGAAGCACGCCGGCCCTGCGCGTGCGGGCCGGTCCCTCTGACTTCCGGGCGCTCCGCACCGCCGCGGCCCTGTGCACCGCGGCCCCCGCGCTCACGACGGGCTGCGTGCTCACCGCCGAGGGGCTCGCCGAGCACCTCCGGAGGGAGGAGTCCCACATCCTCGCCATGCTGCGGGAAGGCCGGCTGGACCTAGCCGAGCCGGAGCTCGACGAAGACACCCGCGAGTTCCCCGAGGCCGCGGTGGCGTCCACGCGCGCCCGGCTCCGGCAGGAAGGCTCGTCCGAACAGGTCGTCGCGCTCTACGACTCGGCGGTGCGCACCATCGCCTCGGCCTACCGGGACGCCAATGGCCGCGCCCGGAGCGAGGCGGAGAAGTTCCTGCACGCCCGGCTCCAGGACCATGCCTCCACTCGAGGCCTCTTCGTCCTCAATGGCCATGTGGATCCGGTCGGAGGTGGCCGGAGGCTGGAAGTGGACCTGCTCTGCACGGAGCTGAAGCTGGCTGTGGAAATCGACGGCTACTTCCACTTCCGCAGCCCCGACGGCTTCCGCCGAGACCGGCGCAAAGACGTTGCGCTCCAGTGCTCGGGCTACTGGGTGGTCCGCTTCCTCGCGGACGACGTGGTGACGCGACTGGAAGAGATTCTTGAAACCCTCGACACGTTGATTGCCACCCGCAGGGGTGAGCTCAGCGGGAAGGAAGCATCGAATGGGAAGCGCTGA
- a CDS encoding anthranilate synthase component II, protein MILVIDNFDSFTFNLVQALGAQGAELKVVRNDAITVAQVEALRPDHILISPGPCTPHEAGVSMDVIRALGGRVPVLGVCLGHQCLGQVFGAKVVRAPVPVHGKTATIEHSGQGVFRGLPAPFTAARYHSLVVDAESLPACLEVTAWQDGLIMGLKHRELPRLEGVQFHPESFLTPQGPQLLANFLEPAH, encoded by the coding sequence ATGATTCTCGTCATCGACAACTTCGATTCCTTCACCTTCAACCTCGTGCAGGCGCTGGGTGCCCAGGGCGCCGAGCTGAAGGTGGTGCGCAATGACGCCATCACTGTCGCGCAGGTCGAAGCGCTCCGGCCCGACCACATCCTCATCTCGCCCGGTCCCTGCACGCCCCACGAAGCGGGCGTGTCCATGGACGTCATCCGGGCCCTGGGCGGGCGGGTGCCCGTGCTCGGGGTGTGCTTGGGGCATCAGTGCCTGGGCCAGGTGTTCGGCGCGAAGGTGGTGCGCGCACCGGTGCCCGTGCACGGCAAGACGGCGACCATCGAGCACTCGGGCCAGGGCGTCTTCCGAGGACTGCCCGCCCCCTTCACCGCGGCCCGTTATCACTCCCTGGTCGTGGACGCGGAGAGCCTGCCGGCGTGCCTGGAGGTGACGGCGTGGCAGGATGGGCTCATCATGGGCCTCAAGCACCGCGAGCTGCCGCGCCTGGAAGGCGTCCAGTTCCACCCCGAATCGTTCCTCACGCCCCAGGGGCCCCAACTGCTCGCCAACTTCCTGGAGCCGGCGCACTGA
- a CDS encoding threonine/serine ThrE exporter family protein: MCAAVAVPPELRTAVSHPPPPGPAVAFTIRLGEALHRYGTPAHRLELLMQRVSERFGLEGRFFSTPTSIFSSFGPPEALRTSLIRVEPGDMDLERLTLLDTLADDVIHGQVPPTEGAQRVDAILAQPERFGPALQLLCWTLAGGAAGRLFGGGLKEMAVAAFSSLLIGTLNVLTRKQPSTARVLEPVAAILSSAVAALAASLMGPLSAQVATLAGLIVLLPGLSLTVAINELATRNLISGTSRLTAAALVFLQLGFGVALGSRLSVVLPEPPVAPLPPALPDWTQLPMLLVAIFAVCVLFRARPRDWGWIAGACTFAFAGARLGSLLLGAQLGAFVGALLLAMGSNALARLRNKPSITTLVPGLMLLVPGSVGFRSLSSLLERDVVAGVDTAFSMLMVAVALVAGLLSANALVPTRKVL; encoded by the coding sequence ATGTGCGCCGCCGTGGCCGTCCCTCCTGAACTCCGCACCGCCGTCAGTCATCCCCCGCCGCCGGGCCCCGCCGTCGCCTTCACCATCCGGCTGGGCGAGGCGCTGCACCGCTACGGCACGCCCGCGCATCGCCTGGAGCTGCTGATGCAGCGGGTGTCGGAGCGCTTCGGACTGGAGGGGCGCTTCTTCTCCACCCCCACGTCCATCTTCTCGTCCTTCGGGCCGCCGGAGGCGCTGCGCACCTCGCTCATCCGCGTGGAACCGGGGGACATGGACCTGGAGCGGCTGACGCTGCTGGACACGTTGGCGGACGACGTCATCCACGGTCAGGTGCCCCCGACGGAAGGGGCCCAGCGCGTGGACGCCATCCTCGCGCAGCCCGAGCGCTTCGGCCCCGCGCTCCAGCTCCTGTGCTGGACGCTCGCGGGCGGCGCCGCGGGGCGGTTGTTCGGCGGAGGCCTCAAGGAGATGGCGGTGGCCGCGTTCAGCAGCCTGCTAATCGGCACCCTGAACGTGCTCACCCGGAAGCAGCCCTCCACGGCCCGGGTGTTGGAGCCGGTGGCCGCCATCCTGTCCTCCGCCGTCGCCGCGCTGGCCGCGAGCCTGATGGGGCCGCTGTCCGCGCAGGTGGCCACGCTGGCGGGCCTCATCGTCCTGCTCCCCGGCCTGTCCCTGACGGTGGCCATCAACGAGCTGGCCACCCGCAACCTCATCTCCGGCACCTCACGGCTCACGGCGGCGGCGCTCGTCTTCCTCCAGTTGGGCTTCGGCGTGGCCCTGGGCAGCCGGCTGTCGGTGGTGCTGCCCGAGCCGCCCGTGGCGCCGCTGCCGCCCGCGCTGCCGGACTGGACTCAGTTGCCCATGCTGCTGGTGGCCATCTTCGCGGTGTGCGTGCTCTTCCGCGCGCGCCCCAGGGATTGGGGCTGGATTGCCGGAGCCTGCACCTTCGCCTTCGCGGGGGCCCGTCTGGGCTCGCTGCTGCTGGGGGCTCAGTTGGGCGCCTTCGTGGGCGCGCTGCTGCTGGCCATGGGCAGCAACGCGCTGGCCCGGCTGCGCAACAAGCCCTCCATCACCACGCTGGTGCCCGGGCTCATGCTCCTGGTGCCCGGCAGTGTGGGCTTCCGCAGCCTGTCATCCCTGCTGGAGCGGGACGTGGTGGCCGGCGTGGACACGGCCTTCTCCATGCTGATGGTGGCCGTGGCGTTGGTGGCCGGACTGCTGTCCGCCAACGCCCTGGTCCCCACGCGCAAGGTGCTCTGA
- a CDS encoding helicase HerA domain-containing protein — translation MANDPRLDIFLDDSREVFTSVEQGQHIWQADPFDVEALNAPARRSFKRLLDKASSDTPPSAGKLLLLLGESGSGKTHLVRAFRNLAHGQRKGFVGYMPMTVDATQYDRYILSNLIDSLDKPFIRAGGDDDSGLMHLSDALMAQCNSAFVLHLQDEKILEDEELHGTIRAVADELLLDPRFREVEVDLLRALIYLHRRDPRLNRRIFHWLRCEELSEADQRVIGNLIPRTADDAPARMVEHLGRLMGGLGQALVLCVDQVEDVSDFEQRPQMENSFRRAMNSLAAIASKVPRAVVVFCCLADYWAKMKPLLNQGTVDRIENDPEPVTLERTVTAETARDLAARRLHDLFEQRGFAVSPSDPTWPIPANGFDALGGHRARDVLDECRRYRDRAIQDGKLPANFPLQRPQGPGVAKTPLAQQQQVSKLDMDQLWTDFRATLRIDPPEEPARVAELLAWAIEAGGKELGDAKRFDVKPKDKEMLDVQVHPEGSKLLVALCERDSRGGGLGRQMTEALKKAAGKTPVVVRTTDFPPARPGGVVAEQLGALLRKGGRRVVVGDTELRDLMALRNFRERHAGEAALLEWSRTARPITRLKSVSDILGLEKPDAPPKGGTGVPMGNVGARSTATKAQTELFNSPPTLPYGTPVPAQVLSGAKSTPPARAETSALEARGVRSAREPIAAQRARQGRAESLSDDPLQDITIESPMLTGRTMTPPQGMKPPIGFRGNASPAAPTPSPRPPETLTGPLRIGSSEGVFSQVVTVDPSELTRHSAFLGTTGSGKTTLALNVLEQLLLRGVPAILVDRKGDLAAYARDLSWEEHLDDPALIERRRLLRERVEVALYTPGRSDGRPLAIPVIPRGLESLSPEEREQGVQQAADAIAGMLEYKTSPNDKAARALLTQALRLLVQRPPGTELTLEMVQKFVAEQDESLRQETGGLPTKTFAKLAQDLEVLRLDLRPLLATGGERLDISELLGLGAASTPGKTRLSIISTKYLGDLSRVRFWVSQLLLEANRWTSQHPASRLQAVMLFDEADIYLPATSKPATKQPMENLLKRARSAGVGVMLGTQSPGDLDYKCRENVRTWFVGGVKEDNALKKLKPMFTEARIDAETRLPGQKPGQFHVLREGKVQQLKADRSAIRTDQLSEDEILKEARRTLERGSR, via the coding sequence GTGGCCAACGACCCCCGCCTCGATATCTTCCTTGATGACTCTCGCGAGGTCTTCACCAGCGTCGAACAGGGCCAGCACATCTGGCAGGCGGACCCATTCGACGTGGAGGCCCTCAACGCGCCGGCTCGCCGCTCCTTCAAGCGGCTGCTCGACAAGGCGTCCTCGGACACGCCCCCGAGCGCCGGAAAGCTGCTGCTCCTGCTCGGCGAATCAGGCAGCGGCAAGACGCACCTGGTGCGCGCCTTCCGCAACCTCGCGCATGGTCAGCGGAAGGGCTTCGTCGGCTACATGCCGATGACCGTCGATGCGACCCAGTACGACCGCTACATCCTGTCCAACCTCATCGATTCCCTGGACAAGCCGTTCATTCGGGCGGGAGGCGATGACGACAGCGGGCTGATGCACCTGTCGGACGCGCTCATGGCCCAGTGCAACAGCGCATTCGTACTGCACCTGCAGGACGAGAAGATTCTGGAGGATGAAGAGCTGCACGGCACCATCCGGGCAGTGGCGGACGAGCTGCTGCTGGACCCTCGCTTCCGGGAAGTGGAAGTCGACCTGCTGCGCGCCCTCATCTACCTGCATCGAAGAGACCCTCGGCTCAATCGCCGCATCTTCCACTGGCTGCGCTGCGAGGAACTGTCCGAGGCGGACCAGCGCGTCATTGGCAACCTCATCCCCCGGACCGCCGACGATGCGCCGGCGCGGATGGTGGAACACCTGGGGCGACTGATGGGCGGCCTGGGCCAGGCGCTCGTGCTCTGCGTCGACCAGGTCGAGGACGTCAGCGACTTCGAGCAGCGCCCACAGATGGAGAACTCCTTCCGGCGCGCGATGAACAGCCTGGCGGCCATCGCGAGCAAGGTGCCTCGCGCGGTCGTGGTCTTCTGCTGCCTCGCCGACTACTGGGCGAAGATGAAGCCCCTGCTCAACCAGGGAACGGTGGATCGCATCGAGAACGACCCCGAGCCCGTGACGCTGGAGCGGACCGTGACGGCCGAAACGGCCAGGGACCTCGCGGCGCGGCGACTTCATGACCTGTTTGAACAGCGAGGCTTCGCGGTCTCCCCGTCGGACCCGACCTGGCCCATTCCGGCGAACGGCTTCGACGCGCTGGGCGGCCACCGCGCACGCGATGTCCTGGATGAGTGCCGCCGCTACCGCGACCGCGCCATCCAGGACGGCAAGCTGCCCGCCAACTTCCCGCTGCAACGTCCCCAGGGCCCGGGCGTGGCGAAGACACCTTTGGCTCAGCAGCAGCAAGTCTCCAAGCTGGATATGGACCAACTGTGGACGGACTTCCGCGCCACCCTGCGAATTGACCCACCCGAAGAGCCCGCGCGTGTCGCGGAACTGCTGGCCTGGGCCATTGAAGCCGGCGGCAAGGAGCTCGGAGACGCGAAGCGCTTCGACGTCAAGCCCAAGGACAAGGAGATGCTGGACGTCCAGGTCCACCCGGAGGGAAGCAAGCTCCTCGTCGCGCTGTGTGAGCGGGACTCGCGTGGCGGCGGCCTCGGCAGGCAGATGACCGAAGCGCTCAAGAAAGCCGCGGGAAAGACACCTGTGGTGGTGCGGACCACCGACTTCCCTCCAGCCCGCCCCGGCGGTGTCGTCGCCGAGCAATTGGGCGCGCTGCTCCGCAAGGGCGGACGCCGGGTCGTCGTCGGAGACACGGAGCTTCGGGACCTCATGGCCCTGCGCAATTTCCGTGAGAGGCATGCGGGTGAAGCCGCCCTCCTGGAATGGAGCCGGACGGCTCGCCCCATCACCCGGCTCAAGTCCGTGAGCGACATCCTGGGGCTGGAGAAGCCGGACGCCCCGCCCAAGGGTGGCACGGGTGTCCCGATGGGCAATGTCGGAGCCCGGAGCACCGCAACCAAGGCACAGACGGAGCTGTTCAACAGCCCACCGACGTTGCCGTATGGAACGCCTGTCCCGGCCCAAGTCCTCTCGGGAGCGAAGTCCACCCCTCCGGCCCGCGCCGAAACGAGCGCACTGGAGGCGAGAGGCGTGCGCTCCGCCCGCGAGCCCATCGCCGCCCAGCGGGCCAGGCAAGGCCGGGCCGAATCCCTTTCGGATGACCCGTTGCAGGACATCACCATCGAATCGCCGATGCTGACGGGCCGCACCATGACACCGCCCCAGGGAATGAAGCCCCCCATCGGATTCAGGGGCAACGCGAGCCCCGCCGCTCCGACGCCCTCCCCACGTCCCCCGGAAACACTCACAGGACCGCTGCGGATTGGCTCCTCGGAAGGTGTGTTCAGCCAGGTGGTGACCGTGGACCCGTCCGAGCTGACCCGCCACAGCGCCTTCCTCGGCACCACGGGAAGCGGCAAGACGACGCTGGCGCTCAACGTCCTGGAGCAACTGCTCCTCCGCGGTGTGCCCGCCATCCTCGTCGACCGGAAGGGGGACCTCGCCGCGTACGCACGTGACCTCTCCTGGGAGGAACATCTGGACGACCCCGCCCTCATCGAGCGGCGCCGCCTGCTGCGCGAGCGCGTCGAGGTCGCGCTCTACACGCCGGGCCGCTCCGACGGGCGGCCGCTGGCCATCCCTGTGATTCCACGCGGCCTTGAAAGCCTGTCGCCGGAAGAGCGTGAGCAAGGTGTGCAGCAGGCCGCGGACGCCATCGCGGGCATGCTCGAATACAAGACCAGCCCCAATGACAAGGCAGCCCGGGCGCTGCTCACGCAGGCCTTGCGCCTGTTGGTCCAGCGGCCTCCGGGCACTGAACTGACCCTGGAGATGGTCCAGAAGTTCGTCGCGGAGCAGGACGAGTCGCTCCGGCAGGAAACGGGGGGCCTGCCAACCAAGACGTTCGCCAAGCTCGCCCAGGACCTCGAAGTGCTCCGGCTCGACCTCCGCCCCCTGCTGGCAACGGGTGGAGAACGTCTGGACATCAGCGAACTGCTGGGGCTCGGCGCCGCGAGCACACCGGGCAAGACGCGCCTGAGCATCATCAGCACCAAGTACCTGGGAGACCTCAGCCGCGTCCGCTTCTGGGTGTCTCAACTGCTGCTGGAGGCGAACCGCTGGACCAGCCAGCACCCCGCCTCCAGGCTCCAGGCCGTCATGCTCTTCGACGAAGCCGACATCTATCTGCCCGCGACGAGCAAGCCCGCGACGAAGCAGCCGATGGAGAACCTGCTCAAGCGCGCGCGCTCGGCGGGCGTGGGCGTCATGCTGGGTACGCAGAGCCCGGGAGACCTGGACTACAAGTGCCGGGAGAACGTGCGCACCTGGTTCGTCGGCGGGGTGAAGGAAGACAACGCCCTGAAGAAGCTCAAGCCCATGTTCACCGAGGCCCGCATCGATGCCGAAACCCGCCTCCCCGGCCAGAAGCCGGGCCAGTTCCATGTCCTGCGCGAAGGGAAGGTCCAGCAACTGAAGGCGGACCGCTCCGCGATTCGCACCGACCAGCTCTCCGAGGACGAAATCCTCAAGGAGGCACGCCGCACGCTGGAACGCGGCTCACGCTGA